Proteins from a genomic interval of Kaistia defluvii:
- the puuE gene encoding allantoinase PuuE has translation MTTSYPRDLIGYGRNTPDPKWPGGANVAVQFVVNYEEGGESSILDGDKASESLLSEIVGAQPWVGQRNLNMESIYEYGSRAGFWRLWRMFSSRQVPVTCYGVTQAMARNPEAVAAMKEADWELASHGLRWLEYKDFSEEEERRHIHEAIRLHTEVAGSRPLGFYQGKPSDHTLKILMEEGGFLYSSDSYADDLPYWVAGPNGPHLIIPYTLETNDMRFATPQGFNSGDQFFTYLKDAFDVLYEEGEQGAPKMMSVGLHCRLVGRPGRAAALARFVDYVASKEKVWIPRRIDIAWHWHAHHRPA, from the coding sequence ATGACGACTTCCTATCCGCGTGACCTGATCGGTTATGGCCGCAACACGCCCGATCCCAAATGGCCGGGCGGGGCGAATGTCGCCGTGCAGTTCGTCGTCAACTACGAGGAGGGCGGCGAAAGCAGCATCCTGGACGGCGATAAGGCCTCGGAATCGCTGCTGTCGGAAATCGTCGGCGCCCAGCCCTGGGTCGGCCAGCGCAACTTGAACATGGAATCGATCTACGAATATGGCTCGCGCGCCGGCTTCTGGCGCCTGTGGCGGATGTTCTCCAGCCGCCAGGTGCCGGTCACCTGCTATGGCGTGACGCAGGCGATGGCGCGCAATCCGGAAGCGGTCGCCGCGATGAAGGAAGCGGACTGGGAACTCGCCAGCCACGGCCTGCGCTGGCTCGAATACAAGGACTTTTCCGAGGAAGAGGAGCGCCGCCACATCCACGAGGCGATCCGCCTGCATACGGAAGTCGCCGGCTCGCGTCCGCTCGGCTTCTATCAGGGCAAGCCCTCCGATCACACGCTGAAGATCCTGATGGAGGAGGGCGGCTTCCTCTATTCCTCGGACAGCTATGCCGATGACTTGCCCTATTGGGTGGCGGGGCCGAACGGCCCGCATCTGATTATTCCCTACACGCTCGAAACCAACGACATGCGCTTCGCCACGCCGCAGGGTTTCAACTCGGGCGACCAGTTCTTCACCTACCTCAAGGACGCCTTCGACGTACTCTATGAGGAGGGCGAGCAGGGCGCGCCGAAGATGATGAGCGTCGGTCTGCACTGCCGGCTTGTCGGCCGCCCAGGACGCGCCGCGGCGCTGGCCCGCTTCGTCGATTACGTGGCGTCGAAGGAGAAGGTCTGGATCCCGCGCCGCATCGACATCGCCTGGCACTGGCACGCACACCACAGGCCGGCATAA